Part of the Drosophila pseudoobscura strain MV-25-SWS-2005 chromosome 2, UCI_Dpse_MV25, whole genome shotgun sequence genome, GGCGGAAGGAGCGGGTGGTGTCGCGAAAGCGCTCCACATCTTCCAGAAGATCGAAAGAGCAGCATGATAGCGATGCGGATGATGGCAGTGAGGATAACAAGTCCAACGCATCGCCAGTGAAGGGTTCGAGGAAGCAGATTGAAGTCAATGGAGAAAATATTGCAAGAGAGCAAGGGACGGGTAGTGCCAAGGATCGTCCCCAATCTGCTGTCAAACTCCAAACGCCACCGTCCACAGCCAACAAGGAAAGGACCTTCATCAAGTCGCCGCCCCAGAGCGCCAAGAGCGAGAAGTCCGTGCAACCAGAGACTCTACAGGTGGTTGAATCGCATGCCGTGGAGCTGACAGACGAGGAGCAAGAGACGGCCAAGTCCGTGGTGACACAAGTCGATGTCCATCACGATGCCGAGCAGCTGACATCTAAGTCCTCGGAGGAACTACCTGCCGCAGAGGTCGAGCAGGTGCAGAAGCAGGAGCCGGAGGCCAAGCTGCAGCTTAGCGAGGAGGAGACACAGTTGGTCTCCAAGGAGGTTGAGCAGGTCATCAAAATAGCAGCCACTGCCTTGAGCAGTGAGTCCAAGAGCTCCACCGAAGAGCAGCCAGCAGAGGTGAAGGATGAGCACCAGGAACAGAATGTAGCTCCAAAAGAAGAAGCTGAAAAAGTGGCAAAAGAATCCCACCCCACTCCTGTGCCAGAGAAAGCGTCAACACCCCCTGTacctgccacgcccacaccgcCACCAGCCAGTGGTGGTGGGGGAGAAACGCCCAAGCCACAGACAACCGCAGAGGCAccaccagagccagagccaccaAAAGCTGAGGAGGCATCAAAACCTTCAACAGCATCTGCTGGCAAAAATCGAGAGCAGATGGAGATGACGGCTTCCACCATTCCCCCGTCAGAGCCACCCAAGCCGCAGGTTGAGCCGAAAAAACCGCCAACCGCACAGCAACAACGCCCTgcgccagccccagcctcagccccagtcGCGGCGCAGTCTCCAACCGGCACCCAGTCCCAGGAGCAGCCGCAACGGGAGCAGGAGTCGCGACGTTCGTTCACACTGCTGCCCTCCGACTCGGCGGACGATGACCCAGTTGGAGCCCCTGAGGGCGCAGCAAACGCTTCCGACGAACCACTGGCCACTGAACGCAAATCGAGCTTCCATGTGCTGAAGAGCGACGAATCCGTGGGGGACCTGGAGCGTGCAGCGCGCCCCGGACGGAGCGTCGACtacagcggcaacaacaatcaaGTCTTTCAAGTGGTGGCCGACGGCAGCTCAGCGACCAAGCTGCCCAGTGCCTCGGAGCTGGAGAAGATGGACTACGACTATGAGGAATACGATGAGGAGGagtacgacgacgacgatatCGATGGCATTGACCCGGAGCACGACAGTGCTCTGCGTCGCTTCCTGAACAGTGGCAATCGTCATGGCGTGGGTGGGGCAGCAGGAGATGGCGCCACAGCCACCAGTGATGCTACTGGAGCCGCTGGAGTCTACGATGCGATGGCCAACGGACGCAAGCGTCGCCTTAAGAAGCGCGTGCGCAGCGGTGCGAAGACGCGCAGCAACTGGAAGAATGCCCAGGAGACCCGCGACGGTGGTGGCAATGCTGTCCTGACCAGCAAGGATCAGGACTCGGGCTTCGAGCCCAGCCCGCGGGCGGAACGAAGCAAAATTCCCACCCTGCGGTCGGCCCACACGGCCATGCCGCGGCGCCCCATCTATGCCACCCTCGACGGTCGGTCCTGCAGCAGTCGCCTGGAGAATCGTAAGCCCGGCGATAAGGGCGCCTGCGATATGGCCGCCGTCACGCGGTCCATTCAGCGCAACATCCGAAGGTGAGTAAGTGAGTGAGTGGCCGAGATTGTCGCTTCGCCATGAGAGTTGGTTGATGGCAAGATTcattcatttaaattaatcTCCAGGCAGTTAGTGGCGACCTACGCGTCCTGCGCTGCCCTGCCTTTTCGGCTGTAGATTTATTTACTTGATGCTTGATTTTAATCAACTTGAATGTCCCAGTGCCCGGGCCAGTGGCTCCGCTCCGCATTGTATCACGCGCGCACTTCAGCTCCGTGGCCTTTTAATGTAATCAAACTGCCTGGAGGCCGCCCCAtccaggccaggccgggccaaGCCAGGCCGCCTTAAAGTTAATTTAGTCTGGGATTTAATAGCCTGGGCAACATTTCTCATTTCTTCCCTTTTTGGGGTTTCTGCTACGAGCTGGGATATAGCCGTTGCgccgccttcgccttcgcggccattgttgttgctctgccctgccctgctttGGTCAGTAAATAAATTGCCCGGCTTCCGTTCTCCATAAAAATGCGCGCTTTAAAGTTATTATAATGCGGTTAAAGGCAATAAACGCGGCATTAATGTTCATTTTCCATGTACTTGAGCATGAACTATGACCCACTGTCGGGGTCGAGCCCAAGCCCATTGCGGCAGCCGTCTCAACGCTTAACCGTAACAGGTGGGGGTCAcaaggtgtgtgtgtgcgtatggcTGGTGGCTGTGACAAATTAATTGGCCTCATCGTCTCGGTGTGACAAGTACTTAATAATATTCAATCCTGTTCCATGTCTTTTTCGGGCGACTTAATTAGATGAAATGGAATGTATTCCGTTTGATTCTTTGCCAAGGGGTCAAACGATTAGAGGAGACCGCCAAACGTATATCATAATTAGGTCAACGCCAAGCAGCATCGCATCCCAAGCCTCCCAAGCCTCCCACCTCCAGCCTCCACTTCACTACTCGCAATATCCCTCCTGATTTACGAGAATTTCAGTGCTAACGAACGAATTCCCGCCAAATCTCGTCCGCCCTTGTCATTAGCCGAAATGCTCATTTCCGGCAAAGAGTTGCGCATTTTAATTAGGTGCACGGACGGCAgtactggactggactgggccacggggcacggggcacggacACGAGACACGCCTCCCCAAGAAGCGACCGACCGCCCACCTGCGGTGTGTTGCTTTGTTTATGCAGAAACTTgaacaaaatatgaaaatgagCCAGAACCAGCCAGAAAAGCCTGCAACTGGAGTCCTTGTGAAAACCAAAGAGAAACCCGGTCTCTGGCTCCGTTTACAACTCGCTAATGCTAATTGTAAATGGAATTAGTGTAGATTAGCGGGGGAATTTTTGGGAAGAGGCTACAGGGCAATTACCATTTGTGTTCGCTCTTCGTTGGCGTGCTTGTACCGGAAATCCTTTTGTGCCCCCAAGGATTTTGCCCCCGAAATTGGCCATAAGCCGCCACTAGCGATGCGTAGAGCAGAGCAACTCTGCCCTAGAGCCGGTATGCTCTCGTGTGCtcgttttaattgaatttctgtCATTTGTTTGAGGCGAATCAATACACGCTGCTCTTCTGGTGCCACAAGCCCCGAGCCCCGAGCCACGAGCCACGGGCGCCGCTCAAGTCTCAAACTTAAAAGtcaattgtatttatttatggtaTTTACATAATccgtgccacacacaaaacttaattaaaaagcGTAAGCTGACTTTTATTAATTTTGCTAATCTGCCTTGTAGCCcatgaataaatttgcaaacaTCCAAAccgaaaaaaggaaaagcaacagcaacagaaactcTCTGccagaacaaaaacaaaagcaaaatccGGCCAGCGAGCGCATTTCATAAATAATTCTTTCCACTTGactaatgaaaatatttaactcGGTTGTTTGCATAAGCCGGAAAGAAGACCAGAAACCAGAGCCACGAGAAACTGTGTAGCTGAAAGGCCAAGAACAAGACCATTCGCGTTCCATGTTAAGGTTTCGGCAAATACGCACCacgcggcgtatacgcaatgcaCGCGAAAACCGAAAGTCAAACAAGTGTCTCGCACAGCACAGcgcagccccagccctagacccagaccaagacccagacccagcctCTCAGAGCCGGCAACTTTTGCCAGAACAACTTCCTCAACAAGTCGACAGAGTGAGTCAATTAATTCTtgaaaaacacacagaaggaATCTGGAGggaaaaaaaataaccaaatAGAATTTACTTGGGGGCCAaggcgatgcgatgcgatggtCTGAAATGAAGTAAAAAGTGAATCCACAATCCATAGCTCCCAGTAGAATACgcccccactccactccccatGAAAAGTGTGTAAATAGagattttgtttttcattttattcgCATTCGTATATTTTGCATTCGCATGCTGTTTTTCCATGGacttggacctggacctggatctggtcctggtcctggtcctggtatGAATGCTGGTCTTGCCGCTCGCCCAACTTTATTTTCCCTCCTCGCTTTTGGCTCCAAAGAGATTAAAATTTTATCTGAcgcataaattaaacaaataactTACCGgcggtgcgtgtgtgtgggtgtgtgggagTGTCGGTGTGTCGGTGTGCTGTTGTGTGTCCCAGCAGCACAGGTGAGATTTGGGATTTATAATGTGCGCTCACGTAATTGACATTGTTAAATATTTGGATTTCGTTTCGGGGCTTCGGCCCCGAGTTTTATCGGTTGTCCTTGTGGATAGCctcccgcctgcctgcctcctccCTCTCTTCCTCCGGCCGTTACGCAATTAGGCATATTTTCTGGCCGATTTTAAACGTTGATTATGCAAAACTATCCAGGACTTAATTAACGTGCAATATGGCAAATCAAATACGTTATTTTACTTAAAGTTTTCGCTCGCCCTCTTCTGGTTTCGAGTGTTTGGAGATTCTCAGCCACTTGGAGAGGCAGACGATAAAGCTCTCAGAGTTCTCAGTGGGTCTGCTCTCAGCCTCGGCACTTGCGAAAGTTTGAAGCCTGAGCTCAGGAACATAGCCGTAATGAAAAATGAAGCGGAAAAGTTTTTTGGGAAACCCAAGAAGTCGACAGCGAAGCGACTTTCAAATCAGCCGCAGACTTTTCGCGGGTTGGCGGTCATCGATTTTAAGGCAAAATTCTCTCACCTGCTAGCCTGGAAACCTGCTCAGCCATGCAGCTGTATGCAGGCCACGTGCTCGTCTTCATCCTGATGCCGCAGCCGCCTCTTGTCGGACCATTAACACTTGGCAAAAGGTTCTGCCTCGCTTTTGTTATTTGTGCCGCACAAATTGCCGGCGGGCGGGcagtttctgttgttgcaacTTGTGCAGCGCTTAAtttctttgcattttgttgtcaCTGGCGTTGTCAGCGCtccagcagagcagagcagagcagcactATGCCTAtgctgtgcctctgcctcagcctcatcctcagcctctgcctcagcctcagcctctgccAGTATCAACTGTGCTGACTTTGCCGCTGGCGGGCTTTCCACTTCATCCACTTTGGTGGTGCGTGCACTTTTTGCCTGTCACATTTGTGTCACAAACAGGAAGACGtgggctgaggctggggctgggccgggaacggggcggggcgggggcgtgggcgtgggcgtgggtgtggctgTCAGTCGGTCGGTCGGACACACAGACATCTGTGCTGGTCGGTCGCTGGAAGCgcttgcagttgcagttgcaaatGTAGCACACAAAATCAACGCCGCACaagaaaacgaaatgaaagtTGTACTAAGCGAACGtaaagcggaaacggaaatcaGTAGCAGcgacggcagcgacagcgacagcaacagcaaaagggAAAGGCAGGAGGTGCgaagcagaagcggcagcaaaaaatgtgccaaggaCAGCAGCATGGCAAAAAGTATTTGCACAGGCGGTGGCGCAGGCACAAAGAGAAAGACTTGCAAATAACTCAGGCACAACCGAATGGATGAGCCAAAAGCGAGGCGTAAAATTGAAAAGCGCTTCGGCAAACAAGCGATGACGATgaagatgacgatgacgatgacgaccaAGATAAAGATGGTGCAAAGATGGTgatgaagatggagatggagatggtgcTGCAGATGACCACAGGACGAAACAGCAGAGGGggcaacagcagtggcagcagcaaaacaagcGGAAGCTGAAGGATGGCCAGCAGAGCGGCACAAGGCCCAGGGCCCAGAGCTGGCCGCTTTGAAGCCGCTCCGGGGATTTCGCTGGGCCCTCGGCCAATTTATTACGCAGTTTTTGGCTCACAAGCATTCTTACCTTGGCGGCCCTCTTGCTATTTATTAGCTGCCTCTCAGCTCTCCCTGCCCGCCCACTCGGTGGCGAGGGCGAGGCGACCAATGAACTTTTGTTTCAAAGTCAAATTGTTTTGCACAAATTCGCGTAGCGCAGCCAAGTGGCGAGCAGTGTCAAGCGGTCGCCTCCGCCTCCGAATCCGCTGGCAGCCGGTAAGGCTTACCGCTCGCTGgataaacaattttcaaaacgctctacggcagcagcagcagcagcagcagcaggcgatcCGAGTGCACTCGACAAATTTGCTCAGTTTTTTCGGTAAAATGCATTTCTCTGCCAACCGGTtgaggatgaggatgcggatgacgatgacgatgacgatgacgacgatgcTGCCAGTTGATTTGGAAAAGTTGTCGGCCTCCGAGCACGTTTTAAGGAGCAACTTTCGAGTGCTTAAAGAGTGCTGCACATTCCTCCCTTTAATATGCTATTCAAACGAGtatgcactctctctctctctctctgtctcaccctgtctctctctttcgtatTTGCctaatttttaatataatttctaATAACATTTTATGGCACCCCCTAGCCCCGCTGCTGGCTTTAATTTTACTTGTACTCCCTCTCTGCCTTTTGCCCGCTCAATTATTAATAGAATTTTTTTCCGCGTACGCACTTTAgtattttttgaaattttaataacaTGATGCCTTTTATTGCGCTCGCGCATTGTCTGGGCGGGCCTCAGCCTCTGGCCTCTGGCCTCTGAGCCGGCTAAAATGGGGGGCGATGCGGACCACCTCCTCGAGGTTTTTGTGGGGCACAGCAGGCGGCTGTGTCTTTGTTTGCCTCGCGAAATATCAAAATGACAATTTACGTACATTTGccaacatttattttgtgcgCTAGCTGCTCGCAAAGCTCCAGGATGATACTGATACTGATGATGATTCTGACGGGGCTGGGACAGATAAGGACGGGACAGAGGGTGCCACTGGCTGCGCTTTTCTTTTGGGGCTGGCAGCGTTCTTTATTGCTTTTTCATTCTTATGTACATCCGCAGATATTACATGGAGCGCAAGATCTTCCAGCATCTGCTGGAGCTCAAGTCGCTTCAGATACGCTCTAGCAAGCTGAACGAGGCGGTCCTCGTGAAGCGGGCGGTCGACGACTACCACAAATCGTGTGTGTTGCTGAACGGCGAGACGGGCACCAGGCTGCGGCGCTACAACTTCAGTGAGTACACGTTCAAGAACTTTGAACTCTTCCTGTACGAGACGCTCAAGGGACTCCAGAAGCCGGGCACCAACAACTTTCAGAACATCAACGACGTCTACGAGGAGGTGTGCTACAGTTTCTTTCCGTTTCCTTTTGGTGGACACTCTTTCATGCATTTCCTCTCTTTTCCTTGAAGGCGGAGCGACGTCTCAGTCCGGACTACAATGCCTACGAGAAGGCTCTACAGTGCACCACAAAGACGCATCGGTGCCTCCATGCAGCACACGCTTACACGGGCATTCCCTGTGCCGCCTACAGTAAGTGAATGAGAAAACGAGGCTTCTTCTCATTGCTCTGTTGTCTCGTGTCTCGTGTCTCGCTTCTCGCTTCTTATTTCTCACTTCTCCTTCTGAGAGGAGTGCCCTGAGGGCTTTAAACGGCTGTGTGAAAGCGTGAAAAATGGCACCAGTCCAAGGCATTCAGAATGGGACTT contains:
- the LOC4801178 gene encoding uncharacterized protein isoform X2 → MVNLLLANKADVNAVDNEGHSVVHWATVCGEVESLRAVLAAGANVAQPDVNGGTPLHYAAQMCGASYDSKQQQSNSSKLALEILGILLAHPQSSVDVQDKDGRQPLLWAASAGSAKAMIALVKAGARVESADKDGLTALHCAGSRGHTECIDTLISLCGAPTDLIDSNGCTALHYAVTLGHADSTARLLDLEADPNRQDRKGRTPGHCGCAKGQFETLKLLKERGANLWLRNAKGDLPLHEAAASGRRELVEWLLAQRSKQVNTTSNDGRSLLHIAAANDYTDMCKLLLDYGGDVNAVYRNSRGLVLTPLDGALQRGHRSTAKFLQANGGQPSNKVKLTTRRGNPFHEANAADLVRPLKYVEKEEVQDLRSSKKYVVYLKRSDSDNGNGNGNGQEEGDCSCAEETYRKEQRLKHVCRRHKRRQLRRRTSSCGESKHEKCSDLCRSNSNIEIRRRKSRERYASSSDWGAEEEDDEDSCENCCYHKRRKERVVSRKRSTSSRRSKEQHDSDADDGSEDNKSNASPVKGSRKQIEVNGENIAREQGTGSAKDRPQSAVKLQTPPSTANKERTFIKSPPQSAKSEKSVQPETLQVVESHAVELTDEEQETAKSVVTQVDVHHDAEQLTSKSSEELPAAEVEQVQKQEPEAKLQLSEEETQLVSKEVEQVIKIAATALSSESKSSTEEQPAEVKDEHQEQNVAPKEEAEKVAKESHPTPVPEKASTPPVPATPTPPPASGGGGETPKPQTTAEAPPEPEPPKAEEASKPSTASAGKNREQMEMTASTIPPSEPPKPQVEPKKPPTAQQQRPAPAPASAPVAAQSPTGTQSQEQPQREQESRRSFTLLPSDSADDDPVGAPEGAANASDEPLATERKSSFHVLKSDESVGDLERAARPGRSVDYSGNNNQVFQVVADGSSATKLPSASELEKMDYDYEEYDEEEYDDDDIDGIDPEHDSALRRFLNSGNRHGVGGAAGDGATATSDATGAAGVYDAMANGRKRRLKKRVRSGAKTRSNWKNAQETRDGGGNAVLTSKDQDSGFEPSPRAERSKIPTLRSAHTAMPRRPIYATLDGRSCSSRLENRKPGDKGACDMAAVTRSIQRNIRRYYMERKIFQHLLELKSLQIRSSKLNEAVLVKRAVDDYHKSCVLLNGETGTRLRRYNFSEYTFKNFELFLYETLKGLQKPGTNNFQNINDVYEEAERRLSPDYNAYEKALQCTTKTHRCLHAAHAYTGIPCAAYIPMMNHHTMPKFGFGQYKKTGSVSSFFLPKILTSGRASSGRAAGMGGSGGGGGSRCNHKVALELSHGKNKQLISLPAEKLDSNKRYYVTFTVKDSSGHGSAIESHKQYQKQHQQQHQHQQQCGNTAGEPGGK